In a genomic window of Kwoniella newhampshirensis strain CBS 13917 chromosome 8, whole genome shotgun sequence:
- a CDS encoding 60S ribosomal protein eL34 — protein sequence MAQRVTLRKRQPYNTTSNRRRVVKTPGGKLVVHHLKKLASSPKCGDCGDALAGIPALRPRQYATLSKRQKTVNRAYGGSVCATCVKQRITRAFLIEEATIVKRVLKAKAAASKK from the exons ATGGCCCAACGAGTCACCCTCCGAAAGAGACAGCCTTACAACACCACCTCGAACAGGAGGAGGGTCGTCAAGACCCCCGGTGGAAAGTTGGTCGTTCACCACTTGAAGAAGCTTGCG TCTTCTCCTAAGTGCGGTGACTGTGGTGACGCTCTTGCTGGT ATCCCCGCTCTCCGACCCCGTCAAT ACGCCACCCTTTCCAAGCGACAAAAGACCGTCAACAGGGCTTACGGCGGTTCCGTCTGTGCCACTTGTGTCAAGCAGCG AATCACCCGAGCGTTCTTGATCGAGGAGGCTACCATCGTCAAGCGAGTGCTCAAGGCCAAGGCCGCTGCTTCCAAGAAGTAA
- a CDS encoding 40S ribosomal protein eS30, with protein sequence MGKVHGSLARAGKVKSQCPKVEKQEKKKTPKGRAKKRLQYTRRVNIQVGPGGVAQKRKMNQQPPGKSG encoded by the exons ATGGGTAAGGTCCACGGTTCCCTCGCTCGTGCCGGTAAAGTCAAGTCTCAG TGCCCcaaggtcgagaagcaggagaagaagaagactcCCAAGGGTCGAGCAA AGAAGAGGCTCCAATAC ACCCGACG CGTCAACATCCAAGTCGGACCCGGCGGTGTCGCtcagaagagaaagat GAACCAGCAACCTCCTGGAAAGTCCGGTTAA